The following proteins are co-located in the Sphingorhabdus lutea genome:
- a CDS encoding amidase: MINFDAIKDVNKLLNAFNDFDAEAQGGEGALAGLTIGVKANIAVKNMPWTAGCEAFRDRIADRDAEAVARLRGEGAAIIGMLNMEEAALGAKTDNPYFGATQNPHKLGYSPGGSSGGSGAAVAAGLCDIALGSDTMGSVRIPSAYCGIYGFKPAQSSISQDGLEIAQADFDCIGPMARSLNLLEMAARIMSNFAENDAAGGAVATLVESGVDCELEVIENFRDTLRHVDGPIATAHLSHPFSRIRFAGFIKTSRDMAAHLAHVDQEKLSVNLRKLLSYGPKRRGEDWQEDLAILRQTATEMQEIVAKHGHIILPTAPQGAFAHDEAAPANQADFTCLANIANLPAISIPMGMNDKNMPLGVQIIGTRGCEADLFAMAAKLDEKLSAYRRPKNYLK; encoded by the coding sequence ATGATAAATTTTGACGCGATAAAGGATGTAAATAAGCTATTAAACGCCTTTAACGATTTTGATGCAGAGGCACAGGGAGGTGAGGGCGCTTTGGCGGGTCTGACCATTGGGGTAAAGGCAAATATTGCCGTTAAAAATATGCCATGGACCGCAGGATGTGAAGCATTTCGGGATAGAATAGCAGATAGGGATGCAGAGGCGGTGGCGCGGCTGCGCGGTGAAGGCGCGGCGATTATTGGCATGTTGAATATGGAGGAGGCGGCGCTGGGCGCGAAAACCGACAATCCATATTTTGGTGCAACCCAAAATCCGCATAAATTGGGATATAGCCCGGGCGGTTCATCGGGCGGCAGCGGCGCTGCCGTGGCGGCGGGTTTATGCGACATTGCATTGGGCAGCGACACAATGGGATCGGTGCGTATCCCATCGGCATATTGCGGCATTTATGGGTTCAAACCAGCACAAAGCAGCATCAGCCAAGATGGTTTGGAAATTGCACAGGCCGATTTTGATTGTATTGGCCCAATGGCGCGTAGTTTGAACCTGCTTGAAATGGCGGCGCGGATAATGTCCAATTTTGCTGAAAATGATGCCGCAGGCGGCGCGGTGGCAACATTGGTAGAAAGCGGGGTTGATTGCGAATTGGAAGTGATAGAGAATTTTCGCGATACATTGCGCCATGTTGATGGGCCAATTGCCACCGCGCATTTATCGCATCCTTTTTCACGGATAAGATTTGCCGGATTTATCAAAACATCGCGCGATATGGCGGCCCATTTGGCCCATGTGGACCAAGAAAAATTATCCGTCAATTTACGTAAATTGCTTTCCTATGGTCCAAAAAGGCGGGGGGAAGATTGGCAGGAAGATTTGGCAATTTTGCGCCAAACGGCCACAGAAATGCAGGAAATCGTGGCGAAACATGGCCATATTATTTTACCCACCGCGCCGCAGGGGGCATTCGCCCATGATGAAGCAGCCCCCGCCAATCAGGCCGATTTTACCTGTCTTGCCAATATTGCAAACCTGCCCGCCATTTCAATACCGATGGGGATGAATGATAAAAACATGCCGCTTGGCGTGCAGATTATTGGCACAAGGGGATGCGAGGCGGATTTATTCGCCATGGCGGCAAAATTGGATGAAAAATTATCGGCATATCGCCGCCCAAAAAATTATCTGAAATAA
- a CDS encoding SDR family NAD(P)-dependent oxidoreductase has protein sequence MRFSGKTIIVTGSGKQKGLGQGILERFADEGANCVVSDIVIDDEAQLVADGLRGRGAKVAAIACDVSDAAQCDALVLQTVDAFGAVDILVNNAGIGFMMKPLLDVVSADFAKVISVNLNGAFYCTQAAARAMVKRQEETGKGGGRIINIASQAAKTGFPHLPAYVSSKHGMIGLTRASAVELGMHGITVNAICPNHVTTALGAEQNLYFSKLLGFESVEAYVANMAAKNPMGRPGLPSDTASACAWLASEEAHYITGEALNVSGGEEMH, from the coding sequence ATGCGATTTTCCGGAAAAACCATTATCGTCACAGGATCTGGCAAGCAAAAGGGACTTGGCCAAGGGATATTAGAGCGCTTTGCCGATGAAGGGGCAAATTGTGTTGTTTCCGACATTGTGATTGATGATGAGGCACAGCTAGTGGCCGATGGATTACGCGGGCGCGGCGCAAAGGTGGCCGCCATTGCATGTGATGTGTCGGATGCGGCGCAATGTGACGCCTTGGTCTTACAAACCGTGGATGCATTTGGCGCGGTGGACATTTTGGTCAATAATGCGGGCATTGGTTTTATGATGAAACCATTATTGGATGTTGTTTCCGCCGACTTTGCCAAGGTAATTTCGGTTAATTTGAACGGCGCATTTTATTGCACACAGGCAGCGGCAAGGGCGATGGTAAAGCGGCAAGAAGAAACCGGAAAAGGTGGCGGGCGGATTATCAATATTGCCAGCCAAGCGGCAAAAACAGGATTTCCGCATCTGCCTGCCTATGTCTCCTCCAAACATGGGATGATAGGGTTGACGCGGGCCAGCGCGGTGGAGCTTGGCATGCATGGCATTACCGTGAATGCCATTTGTCCCAATCATGTCACCACCGCATTGGGCGCAGAACAAAATTTATATTTCAGCAAATTATTGGGTTTTGAATCGGTGGAGGCTTATGTCGCCAATATGGCCGCCAAAAACCCCATGGGCCGCCCCGGCCTGCCCAGCGACACGGCATCCGCCTGTGCTTGGCTTGCCAGTGAAGAGGCCCATTATATTACCGGAGAGGCGTTAAATGTCTCTGGCGGGGAGGAAATGCATTAA
- a CDS encoding polysaccharide deacetylase family protein: protein MTHILPEERIDWPGGAKMALSIVVNVEEGSEMTIARGDRGMEPVDELGIHIKSPIRNYGNESNYLYGIKAGAPRIVKLLQQYEMMASWTVAALSLENHPEIGEAIAKLGHEPVSHGYRWIHQFKMDEAKEREFIQMAVTSIEKTTGTRPYGWLSRYFHTDNTRRLLIEEGFEYHMDNYSGDIPFWDKATVPEKPMVIVPYQLDNNDMKMWTDPAMTPDQWLAYAIRNFDQIYREGVEGNPKMMSLGLHLRIIGRAGRIWALEEFFKHVRKHDDIWVTTRRAIGQHLREIDPA, encoded by the coding sequence ATGACCCATATTTTACCTGAAGAACGGATTGATTGGCCAGGTGGCGCAAAAATGGCACTGTCCATTGTGGTCAATGTCGAAGAAGGCAGTGAAATGACCATCGCACGCGGCGATCGCGGCATGGAACCGGTGGATGAACTTGGCATTCACATTAAATCACCCATTCGCAATTATGGCAATGAAAGCAATTATTTATATGGTATAAAGGCGGGTGCGCCGCGCATTGTGAAATTATTACAGCAATATGAAATGATGGCCAGTTGGACCGTCGCGGCGTTAAGCCTTGAAAATCATCCCGAAATTGGGGAGGCTATCGCCAAATTGGGGCATGAACCGGTCAGCCATGGCTATCGCTGGATACATCAATTTAAAATGGATGAGGCAAAGGAACGTGAATTTATTCAAATGGCGGTAACATCCATTGAAAAAACCACCGGAACGCGGCCCTATGGCTGGCTTTCGCGATATTTCCATACCGATAATACACGCCGATTATTGATAGAGGAGGGGTTTGAATATCATATGGATAATTATTCCGGTGATATACCCTTTTGGGATAAGGCGACTGTACCAGAAAAACCCATGGTCATTGTGCCCTATCAATTGGACAATAATGATATGAAAATGTGGACCGATCCGGCCATGACACCCGATCAATGGTTGGCCTATGCCATAAGGAATTTTGACCAAATTTACCGCGAAGGGGTGGAGGGTAATCCCAAAATGATGTCATTGGGACTGCATTTACGCATCATTGGCCGTGCGGGACGCATTTGGGCATTGGAGGAATTTTTCAAACATGTCAGAAAGCATGATGATATATGGGTGACCACGCGCCGCGCCATTGGACAGCATTTGCGCGAAATTGACCCCGCATAA
- a CDS encoding MmgE/PrpD family protein — translation MTQESLTEKLAAHLIRPVDRNMRDALHKRARLHLLDWMGCVAGARQSKIANIVKMAESDILTRAAMLGNVLEMDDIHRTSILHPGPAVWPSALSAIREVNGTMEILLNGAAVGYEAMIIIGETLDSRHYEFYHNSATAGGFGAAVAAGHIFGFDKDKYVFAMGNAGSIAGGLWQMRHENVMTKQMHLTHAALAGLWQARLARQGFTGPKFILEGPQGLYAATCDKPKPMKYLDEWRIFDVSFKPWGACRHAHPAIDAAIRLKERRGDLHGEIVVETYKDAVTFCDRQNPQSTQEAKFSIQHALAVIADKGEIELNDFEPDAISKYAAARARITVEQADDIEARYPQHYGARVSCGGDVVEVIDALGDPECPMSEGQIMDKARQLILWGGLSEKDADAAINLCLNSNDVGEIQKLLQGWLS, via the coding sequence ATGACGCAAGAGAGCTTAACCGAGAAATTGGCCGCGCATTTAATCCGCCCCGTGGATAGGAATATGCGCGATGCGTTGCACAAACGTGCGCGGTTACATTTGCTTGATTGGATGGGATGTGTGGCGGGTGCGCGGCAAAGCAAGATTGCCAATATTGTTAAAATGGCCGAGTCAGACATTCTTACCCGCGCGGCAATGTTGGGCAATGTTCTGGAAATGGACGATATTCACCGCACATCCATATTGCACCCTGGCCCGGCGGTTTGGCCATCGGCCTTATCCGCTATCCGTGAAGTTAATGGCACGATGGAAATATTGTTAAATGGTGCGGCCGTGGGATATGAGGCGATGATCATCATTGGCGAGACATTGGATAGCCGCCATTATGAATTTTATCATAATAGCGCCACCGCCGGCGGATTTGGCGCGGCCGTGGCGGCGGGCCATATTTTTGGTTTTGATAAGGATAAATATGTATTCGCCATGGGAAATGCGGGGTCAATAGCGGGCGGTTTATGGCAAATGCGCCATGAAAATGTGATGACCAAACAAATGCATTTAACCCATGCCGCCCTTGCCGGATTATGGCAGGCACGATTGGCAAGACAGGGATTTACCGGCCCCAAATTTATCTTGGAAGGGCCACAGGGCCTATATGCCGCAACATGTGATAAACCAAAGCCGATGAAATATTTGGATGAATGGCGCATTTTTGATGTCAGTTTTAAACCATGGGGTGCGTGCCGACATGCACACCCCGCCATTGATGCCGCTATAAGATTAAAGGAAAGAAGAGGCGATTTACACGGTGAAATCGTTGTTGAAACATATAAAGATGCGGTGACATTTTGCGACCGGCAAAACCCGCAAAGCACGCAGGAGGCAAAATTTTCCATTCAACATGCATTGGCGGTGATTGCCGATAAGGGGGAGATTGAGCTTAATGATTTTGAACCGGATGCCATTTCAAAATATGCCGCTGCACGGGCGCGAATTACGGTGGAACAGGCCGATGATATTGAAGCGCGTTACCCGCAACATTATGGGGCGCGGGTGTCATGCGGCGGGGATGTTGTGGAAGTTATCGATGCCTTGGGCGATCCCGAATGCCCGATGAGCGAGGGGCAAATAATGGATAAGGCGCGTCAATTGATTTTATGGGGCGGGTTAAGCGAAAAAGATGCGGATGCCGCGATTAACCTGTGCCTAAATTCAAATGATGTGGGCGAAATTCAAAAATTATTGCAAGGCTGGCTTTCATGA
- a CDS encoding REDY-like protein HapK, whose protein sequence is MRIIVLFNLKSGVNAQEYEAWARADDIPTANALPSVHEFTVHRATGIFGSDAKSPYDYIEVIDINGMDEFVGDVSNPEFQAKVAPFQAFADNPIFILTKDI, encoded by the coding sequence ATGCGTATCATCGTATTATTTAACTTAAAATCTGGCGTAAATGCCCAAGAATATGAGGCATGGGCCCGCGCAGATGATATTCCCACCGCCAATGCTTTGCCATCGGTTCATGAATTTACTGTGCACCGCGCCACGGGAATTTTTGGTTCGGATGCCAAATCCCCCTATGATTATATTGAGGTGATAGACATAAATGGCATGGATGAATTTGTCGGCGATGTATCAAATCCCGAATTTCAGGCAAAGGTCGCCCCGTTTCAGGCATTTGCCGACAATCCCATTTTCATTTTGACCAAGGATATATAA
- a CDS encoding carboxymuconolactone decarboxylase family protein, producing the protein MRIKPLSMDELTPELRETLSFAQEVMGFSANDVLTMAKWPALLSAMQQLVATIYAKGELDDLLKRMIGMIVSAAAGCRYCQAHTAHGAAKILPNISPNDAEKLQSVWEYSTSHLFNNAERAALDLALAAGQSPNAASDNHFINLRKYFSEQQIMEIMGVIGLFGFLNRWNDSIATTLEQAPLDYATSHIDAAHWTVGKHEG; encoded by the coding sequence ATGAGAATTAAACCGTTAAGCATGGACGAGTTAACACCGGAATTAAGGGAAACGCTTTCCTTTGCGCAGGAAGTTATGGGATTTTCCGCCAATGATGTTTTGACCATGGCGAAATGGCCCGCTTTATTGTCCGCGATGCAACAGCTTGTCGCCACCATATATGCAAAGGGTGAATTGGATGATCTGTTAAAACGAATGATCGGCATGATAGTAAGCGCAGCCGCAGGGTGCCGTTATTGCCAGGCGCATACCGCCCATGGCGCGGCCAAAATATTGCCAAATATATCACCCAATGATGCGGAAAAATTACAGTCCGTCTGGGAATATTCGACCAGCCATTTATTTAATAATGCCGAGCGAGCAGCATTGGACCTTGCTCTGGCGGCAGGGCAATCACCAAATGCGGCAAGTGACAATCATTTCATCAATTTACGTAAATATTTTAGCGAACAGCAAATTATGGAAATTATGGGCGTCATCGGCCTATTTGGATTTTTAAACCGGTGGAATGACAGCATCGCCACCACTTTGGAGCAAGCGCCTTTGGATTATGCCACATCGCATATAGACGCTGCCCATTGGACGGTGGGAAAGCATGAAGGTTAA
- a CDS encoding phenylacetate--CoA ligase family protein: MSFPSYFETFDAKAMLEQYPVGDEFVRRYTNMSRDELYAIQNKQFLKLMQRGWQIPFYQRLWGAKGIEAGDISGLHDISKLPVYDKSDLMASVQQFPPYGDFDGRAKGNDAAPVIFHTTSGTTGRPQPLMFGPKGREITNLLVGRMYRWMGLGRDDVVQSVYGHGMINGGHYIRESVTHYTNSLFLSAGTGIETRSMNQVNLMADFGVTCMVGFVDYIRKLADVAEAEKLFDRIKLKMIIGHLGTEDRAATEAAWHGAKAYDWYGVGDTGSIAGEGPDRNGLYVWEDAQFLEILDVDSGAAVSAGQTGDMVVTCLFKDDIAPCIRFNTHDITEERTDNNDTGMVFKRISGFKGRSDNMVKLRGINIFPHAIGSIIEGRSDLTGEYICRVTRDAAGRDDMHVTLESKGGSNKAQLSDLLRKGLGIEVSVNMVGAGETAADTQIDTRQKPIRLIDERGL; the protein is encoded by the coding sequence ATGAGTTTTCCATCCTATTTTGAAACATTTGATGCCAAGGCAATGTTGGAGCAATATCCCGTTGGTGACGAATTTGTGCGCCGTTATACCAATATGTCGCGTGATGAATTATATGCCATACAAAATAAGCAATTTTTAAAATTGATGCAGCGCGGGTGGCAAATTCCATTTTACCAACGGCTGTGGGGCGCAAAGGGGATAGAGGCCGGCGATATAAGCGGATTGCATGATATAAGCAAATTGCCCGTTTATGACAAAAGCGATTTAATGGCGTCGGTGCAGCAATTCCCCCCCTATGGCGATTTTGATGGTCGGGCAAAGGGGAATGACGCCGCGCCGGTAATTTTCCACACAACATCGGGCACAACGGGCCGCCCGCAACCATTGATGTTTGGGCCAAAAGGGCGTGAAATAACCAATTTATTGGTTGGCCGCATGTATCGCTGGATGGGGCTTGGCCGCGATGATGTGGTGCAATCCGTTTATGGTCATGGCATGATAAATGGCGGGCATTATATTCGCGAGTCCGTAACGCATTATACCAACAGCCTGTTTCTTTCCGCCGGAACGGGCATTGAAACGCGCAGCATGAATCAGGTAAATTTAATGGCCGATTTTGGCGTGACCTGCATGGTTGGTTTTGTCGATTATATCCGCAAATTGGCCGATGTGGCAGAGGCGGAAAAATTATTCGACCGGATAAAATTGAAAATGATTATCGGCCATTTGGGAACGGAGGACCGCGCCGCGACCGAGGCAGCATGGCATGGTGCAAAGGCATATGATTGGTATGGCGTGGGCGACACGGGCAGCATTGCGGGCGAAGGGCCGGATCGCAATGGTTTATATGTTTGGGAGGATGCTCAATTTTTGGAAATTTTGGACGTGGATAGCGGCGCGGCTGTATCTGCGGGACAAACCGGCGATATGGTTGTCACCTGTTTGTTTAAGGATGATATTGCCCCCTGTATCCGGTTTAACACCCATGATATTACCGAAGAACGCACCGATAACAATGATACCGGCATGGTGTTTAAGCGGATTAGCGGTTTTAAGGGGCGCAGTGATAATATGGTGAAATTGCGCGGCATTAATATTTTCCCGCACGCCATTGGGTCAATTATCGAAGGACGCAGCGATTTAACCGGTGAATATATTTGCCGCGTAACCCGCGATGCCGCCGGACGGGATGATATGCATGTCACATTGGAAAGCAAGGGCGGCAGCAATAAGGCACAGCTATCCGATTTATTACGCAAGGGATTGGGGATAGAGGTATCGGTAAATATGGTTGGCGCAGGTGAAACCGCCGCCGACACCCAAATTGACACCAGACAAAAGCCGATAAGATTGATTGATGAGCGCGGCCTATGA
- a CDS encoding enoyl-CoA hydratase/isomerase family protein, producing the protein MTLRLEKKGKIAHLMIDRPDKRNAFNQIMWDLFPILLADAMDDDNIRVLMVHASKQNAAFCAGADIGEFASGAPDPIWRAKNQASIAKVQYELARAAKPTIAVIDGDCVGGGCGIAIACDMRVSGHDARYGITPSKLGLVYSLHDTKLLTDLVGPSQAKRILYSGALLDAAEAARIGLITILSQNPYVDADELAQQICATSAHSQRESKKMIRRILDGQADDDAQTSALFNAAFDGPDFAEGVDAFLNKRKPDFT; encoded by the coding sequence ATGACGTTAAGGTTGGAGAAAAAGGGAAAAATTGCCCATTTGATGATTGACCGTCCCGACAAACGCAATGCATTTAACCAGATAATGTGGGATTTATTCCCTATATTATTGGCCGATGCAATGGATGATGACAATATCCGTGTTTTAATGGTCCATGCCAGCAAGCAAAATGCCGCATTTTGCGCGGGCGCGGATATTGGCGAATTTGCATCCGGTGCGCCCGACCCCATTTGGCGGGCAAAAAATCAGGCATCCATTGCCAAGGTGCAATATGAACTGGCCCGCGCGGCAAAACCGACAATTGCGGTTATTGATGGCGATTGTGTTGGCGGAGGCTGCGGCATTGCCATTGCGTGCGACATGCGCGTGTCAGGGCATGATGCGCGTTATGGCATTACGCCGTCTAAATTGGGGCTTGTCTATTCGCTGCATGACACAAAATTATTGACCGATTTGGTCGGGCCAAGTCAGGCAAAGCGGATATTATATAGCGGCGCTTTATTGGACGCGGCAGAGGCAGCGCGTATCGGCCTTATCACCATTTTATCGCAAAACCCCTATGTCGATGCGGATGAATTGGCCCAGCAAATTTGCGCGACTTCGGCGCATAGCCAGCGCGAAAGCAAGAAAATGATCCGGCGCATTTTGGATGGTCAGGCGGATGATGATGCACAAACCAGCGCCTTATTCAACGCCGCTTTTGATGGGCCAGATTTTGCCGAGGGTGTGGACGCATTTTTGAACAAAAGAAAGCCAGATTTCACATGA
- a CDS encoding alpha/beta fold hydrolase, with product MTHNPPIIKGYSDSSFGQIHWRMAGENREEVDIFCLHPAPYSGLAYTNIMPHLAKNRRVFAPDYPGHGGSAPFRHDASINDYARAMAEILEELTNGRKTHLVGFHTGCLVAAELSIIAPQFVDGITIIDVPAFDAETRAKLLPKSGGEYVITPELSCLEPAWLLGMTKRIESQGVERSFEMFTEQLRHGRGRNAAFHAGFSYDVEGQFAKISCPVHIIASQSALLDATRRAATLIPHAAYVERTDIKRAVLDEAAEKVAAQILRQVKK from the coding sequence ATGACCCATAATCCCCCCATCATTAAAGGATATAGCGATAGCAGCTTTGGCCAAATTCATTGGCGTATGGCCGGAGAAAATCGCGAAGAAGTGGATATTTTCTGCCTTCACCCTGCGCCCTATAGCGGCCTTGCCTATACCAATATCATGCCGCATTTGGCCAAAAACAGGCGGGTATTTGCGCCCGATTATCCCGGCCATGGAGGATCAGCCCCCTTTCGTCATGATGCCAGCATCAATGATTATGCACGCGCCATGGCCGAAATATTGGAAGAACTTACCAATGGGCGAAAAACGCATCTTGTCGGTTTCCATACCGGATGTTTGGTGGCGGCGGAATTATCCATCATCGCGCCGCAATTTGTGGACGGAATCACCATAATCGATGTGCCTGCATTTGATGCAGAGACAAGGGCAAAGCTGCTGCCCAAATCGGGCGGGGAATATGTTATAACGCCGGAACTTTCCTGCCTTGAACCGGCATGGTTATTGGGCATGACCAAAAGAATTGAAAGCCAAGGGGTAGAGCGCAGTTTTGAAATGTTCACCGAACAATTGCGCCATGGGCGCGGGCGCAATGCAGCATTTCATGCGGGCTTTAGCTATGATGTGGAGGGGCAATTTGCCAAAATATCATGCCCCGTTCATATCATCGCCAGCCAATCGGCATTATTAGATGCGACAAGACGCGCCGCCACCTTAATCCCCCATGCGGCATATGTTGAACGCACCGATATAAAACGCGCGGTGTTGGATGAAGCCGCCGAAAAAGTCGCGGCGCAAATATTAAGGCAAGTCAAAAAATGA
- a CDS encoding MmgE/PrpD family protein, translating into MKNINLILDFAATPHKLPDDVLGHCEHLLADTLAVGAAGAYSPEAQVLLPIIRQWGANDDARILSRDEKLPAASAAFFNGFAIHCLEWDAVHEGAVVHAMSVVSAALLAMSDKMGGSDRQEFLTALAIGVDIASGFGMAATGPMKFFRPATAGLMGASLACARLAGASREEMANIIGLAYSFIGGTMQAHVEASITLPLQIANAAKSAIMAVDLGCGDMNGPHDILDGPFGYGALIEPLDLTEYCTYLGKIWRIAEVSVKPYPSGRASHGALGALAKLYGDGAVNLGNVAGMKLYAPPLIHRLVARPYMDGMRASYARLSLPFLAAMMVRDGYINPAYFDDAGMADDRLAALAKNISVILDDNQDGNALGPQRLLITLKDGSEIAQIIHDNLGSPNAPMSAKQVQEKYDLCRALCPETTLKIFNEPLNYATEKK; encoded by the coding sequence ATGAAAAATATTAACCTCATATTGGATTTTGCCGCCACGCCGCATAAATTGCCCGATGATGTGCTCGGCCATTGCGAACATTTATTGGCCGATACTTTAGCCGTGGGCGCAGCGGGTGCATATTCGCCCGAGGCACAGGTATTGCTGCCCATTATCCGACAATGGGGCGCAAATGATGATGCGCGAATATTAAGCAGGGACGAAAAATTACCTGCAGCATCGGCGGCATTTTTTAATGGATTTGCGATACATTGCCTTGAATGGGATGCGGTGCATGAGGGTGCGGTGGTTCACGCCATGTCGGTGGTAAGCGCGGCATTGCTTGCCATGTCCGATAAAATGGGCGGTAGTGATAGGCAAGAATTTCTAACCGCCCTTGCCATTGGGGTGGATATTGCCAGTGGATTTGGCATGGCGGCAACCGGACCGATGAAATTTTTCCGCCCTGCCACGGCGGGTTTAATGGGCGCATCATTGGCATGTGCGCGATTGGCGGGGGCAAGCCGTGAAGAAATGGCCAATATTATCGGCCTTGCCTATAGCTTTATTGGCGGGACGATGCAGGCACATGTGGAGGCAAGTATCACCCTGCCGCTGCAAATTGCCAATGCGGCAAAATCGGCAATTATGGCCGTGGATTTGGGGTGCGGCGATATGAACGGGCCGCATGATATTTTGGATGGGCCATTTGGCTATGGCGCCCTTATCGAACCATTGGATCTGACCGAATATTGCACATATTTGGGCAAGATCTGGCGGATAGCAGAGGTGAGCGTAAAGCCATATCCATCGGGTCGGGCAAGCCATGGCGCATTGGGCGCATTGGCAAAATTATATGGCGATGGCGCGGTAAATTTGGGCAATGTTGCGGGGATGAAATTATATGCGCCGCCCTTAATCCACCGGCTTGTCGCGCGGCCATATATGGATGGGATGCGCGCATCCTATGCCCGATTATCCCTACCATTTTTGGCGGCAATGATGGTGCGCGATGGATATATTAACCCAGCCTATTTTGATGATGCGGGCATGGCGGATGACCGGTTGGCCGCATTGGCAAAAAATATATCTGTAATTTTGGATGATAATCAAGACGGCAATGCCCTTGGCCCGCAGCGGCTTCTCATCACATTAAAAGACGGCAGTGAGATTGCACAGATTATCCATGATAATTTGGGCAGCCCAAATGCCCCCATGTCGGCAAAGCAGGTGCAGGAAAAATATGATCTGTGCCGCGCCCTTTGCCCCGAAACAACATTAAAAATTTTTAACGAACCCCTAAATTATGCAACGGAGAAGAAATGA